From Enterococcus mundtii, the proteins below share one genomic window:
- a CDS encoding cold-shock protein, which produces MTTGMVKWFDNKKGYGFISYDETEEIFVHFTAIEEEGFKTLEENQVVEFTVIEGNRGVQAAHVKKINE; this is translated from the coding sequence TTGACCACAGGAATGGTGAAATGGTTCGATAACAAAAAAGGATATGGCTTTATTAGTTATGATGAAACAGAAGAGATCTTCGTACATTTTACTGCAATCGAAGAAGAAGGATTCAAAACACTTGAAGAAAACCAAGTGGTAGAATTTACCGTTATTGAAGGGAATCGAGGCGTTCAGGCGGCCCATGTCAAAAAGATCAATGAATAA
- a CDS encoding ribonuclease HI family protein, translating into MLKVYIDASTKGNPGPSGGGILLVADHQQEQLSIPLSFGSNHQAEFEVFLKTLEILKNRQMTEEIILCYSDSKVLVSTIDKNHTTNQDFLPYLEKIQSLLKDFSMLILQWIPESKNKGADNLARQALQKSL; encoded by the coding sequence ATGTTAAAAGTATACATTGATGCATCAACAAAAGGCAACCCTGGACCTAGCGGTGGAGGAATATTACTAGTCGCTGATCATCAACAAGAACAGTTGTCTATCCCTTTATCCTTTGGTTCAAACCATCAAGCCGAGTTTGAAGTCTTTTTAAAAACTTTAGAAATTCTAAAGAATAGACAGATGACCGAAGAAATCATTCTCTGCTATTCCGATAGTAAAGTGCTTGTATCAACCATCGATAAAAATCATACTACTAACCAAGATTTCTTGCCCTATTTAGAAAAAATACAAAGTCTATTAAAAGATTTTTCAATGTTGATTCTTCAGTGGATACCTGAAAGTAAAAATAAAGGCGCAGATAATCTAGCTAGACAAGCTTTACAAAAATCATTATAA
- a CDS encoding QWxxN domain, translating into MPIEDHRKPIGTFNNKRYKNFNTKAEQRMVNYISNHSGKQPTREGLKTAVGMLYAFSLFQNFKLEEEMPNKQRAVQEERAIFEMDTFVVTDDWINHKDEVVHSLTSSSTFDGGKTSDVLNKNSTHGGFEPKINTSTPLAEAAHLWSLEVHKFVHGLVELENCTTTKKETIGRKWGLWEQPRKVQTHFKTICKVAIAKSQKINEKDKEHSPLLQQFYFKKIPPTNARDYFELKDIADKLKNVFEGFADESHNDNITKKNETDNTNDNYFHDVTEDYWFYVVDSFRSFVRNNLSNPSAEESEGEPSRPFDEWIKGKSEGIPRGHEEIGKERRNNHLIEHSFFTHPLPVRLPLSNEEAEQITTTIWQLTSRFAESVSTFFDQKTNLFGVGATSLPSNRMTPEPLSEQIPKIGFTSYEDIPEKTVDKINRIIDTYLKRQPFPDVDLEPMMPFWYDHDVYQQRAKTDEVNEAVKDFMGDLSIQDLFILIDTWEQDRFAFHLVLEKRISLAHLILKKYGVPDRALTYREAIEIVLQWRTNNIFKGFTFIEVSSVMVHLTAPKVKMSNLTTTAPPVSDLDQVNNIKEILKNNLMPEGVVFQNLPIFYYEYDLFLNRNKTIEVKELLHEFFEKNKIASKEEATAKEIIDGLNDFVESGGTSDFLEQESREQFITYYIMKAYGVKNIRLGDPYLLTKKTAVQQQLQTNLLLEGCTYKENTEQTVHYQLSAPELPYTEQLQEQKNISGIIYNDFINDQAATISNVEPIKPYCYDYQIFNQREKTLMVNREVRIFLIAKQLSLGYVSNSELVRKMQSWVLSAGNYEETVQRQKEVAELLLKHYGIEWRLLTVQDARVCILQWEDNNAQLNYLINESQESDLSNKKEKINTFLKENHLQKKADDSQSVQATKHVEDIHNQKEETKRRVADFLKGQGRSWNMSDSSAFAQTITHWVLLEGATIEVIDPVKIKQLAQVILNEKNDGVISGAHAELTYTKWLFETFDFDDPSLELSTPTDEDVIPVHIDLTENEQTAGEPLNLSVGKEQWQNKNIRVQLNQFFIQQGVVPYDQSSERILISMGKWLTQDGVGMVFMPDKFQAIAKIILKELKMYGGSSEDKISAKIAEATVMRWAIENILSGSVEEYMIRKILDSPDPSSFTIGQVRKFLEVDSLRKEGVINIHSLVGRDSREEQMLRKDQVVFEKLWIKFIEKILPNYFLESSKLADDLSISDFGSLMQLAGAKLLADAGYLSEFSNKDEITLGKFFCDSLKIQSIKQIEGLQYLLTPALLATAQLDPEGLREALENGNHKVYALQKFITFWQEMTETIVENEKILYHEVGEYEDAVTNWRRKKALAESVNKECNKRSGKNRLLLDQAYLLGLPPCPDVYQPPDLEEWYTQLTKDVADAFFKVNQRFIGTALNGLDQSEKNFLFSNETQIYSATAELRHQQHYYAPPAIGGIPIVNFGEREKWLDTNLNLEKTDLFAAIRGGEERLYAVKRLEQYGGYIFYRVDKDPLLYLKYGLFDQKDLWRNGYKQNREKIRIGKKDFTFSTKIIREHELGQGLDQARLSIAISQIQRDHFCRQLYEFGNDKSVPEQIGDVVKHIIPFYDCIVGIIDENVSDAVISCTIDVVFLIPVVGQVMGLSTNFALGMAKAAAESGVRHAIRNGMRFTPTRLELKAILKSTAHYADPGFELVTDGAKLILKGFSELRSQWFIPAHLKPLLTKLETLTKKIPPLPDDHVRAQLPGKGPYSIVRRVKDSLYMQVMNLKDGDIFGGYFTLHGSQLRSFEGDLFYNEEEIQRINRLAHQVDTSQIFVVEKNLNPKGYGEGKVYTVEKNGEVIGSFVQMNQQKVPVQIHAIEGHGLRYDVYEGEKLFPIRFNGVGWYFEPDTSPRLAKEVSDYVISQPEQFESISSPTTLSPPDEYGLMHASSGRSYIKVNNRYIPLILIDRENQRYHLVKKKVTRPLIILKFDERHNYFRVETPLERMIAEPHHAILAGGKKSIPNKSTKNTAGSTKAKQPIPQVGKAGTSRDTEDLAKIAKMLEYPPYYQLPESLGVAETFNQFRQATILTDHPKKFRYEDDQVKLPRLTSFVSEFANLSSRTDGMAKAAMKYEIARILANDPELPYRIFPGFTSDKVPEYIDEFQKEVASGVDEAVTYLQTFKQKAEEWLKLETLAEITPGQYLNHMLKLETSENKEQVMREVIKRLLLIADKSEQFLNLSKDLGYQNIWIVSSDLVYDKKTKNYYTAKVKPPTTVAFVVNADPECRILIMADKFHIKPSDRPDTQTRPSLFGTVIHETTHVVSSTLDYARFADPPKGFQSSGEDIRKRFDFEYLDITFSENFDLFVSHLAQEFDLPKLARSEVVKQLLVDPMLAANFLLLDAEVVMTIIRDLVLDNDFFNRIRVKRVLNDGPLIDPTILMFFALMHTGNFFILEKEYEIEKNQTKAGNSSEDHNHPTLPTTTNVREKRSFAAIIQQASTNSKEVNRTLTFSFPNVNKKELNVKSLN; encoded by the coding sequence ATGCCAATAGAAGATCATCGTAAACCAATAGGAACATTCAATAATAAAAGATATAAAAATTTCAACACAAAAGCCGAACAACGAATGGTCAACTATATTTCTAATCATTCTGGGAAACAACCAACAAGAGAAGGTCTTAAGACGGCGGTTGGAATGCTTTACGCATTCAGTCTGTTTCAAAATTTCAAATTAGAAGAAGAGATGCCAAACAAGCAAAGGGCTGTTCAAGAAGAGCGTGCTATTTTTGAGATGGATACTTTTGTCGTAACAGATGATTGGATCAATCATAAAGATGAAGTAGTCCACTCGTTAACCTCAAGTTCAACGTTCGATGGCGGAAAGACTTCCGATGTATTGAATAAAAACAGTACACATGGTGGATTTGAACCCAAGATAAATACGTCAACTCCTTTGGCCGAAGCAGCACACTTATGGAGTTTAGAGGTTCATAAATTCGTACATGGTCTAGTTGAACTAGAAAATTGCACGACGACAAAAAAAGAAACAATCGGTCGGAAATGGGGATTATGGGAACAACCTCGAAAAGTACAAACTCACTTTAAAACCATATGTAAAGTAGCAATTGCTAAATCTCAAAAGATAAATGAAAAGGACAAAGAGCATTCACCCCTCCTTCAACAATTCTATTTCAAAAAAATCCCCCCAACAAATGCCAGAGACTACTTTGAATTAAAAGATATCGCGGATAAACTTAAAAATGTGTTTGAAGGATTCGCTGATGAATCTCACAACGATAATATTACTAAAAAAAATGAGACAGACAACACAAACGATAACTATTTTCACGATGTGACTGAAGATTATTGGTTCTATGTAGTTGATAGTTTTCGCTCATTTGTTCGTAACAATCTATCGAATCCTAGTGCTGAGGAATCAGAAGGGGAACCTTCTCGTCCATTTGATGAATGGATAAAAGGTAAATCTGAGGGGATACCAAGAGGGCATGAAGAGATTGGTAAAGAGCGAAGAAATAATCATCTGATCGAACATTCTTTTTTTACGCATCCCTTACCTGTCAGGCTGCCATTATCAAATGAAGAAGCCGAACAAATTACAACGACTATCTGGCAATTAACGAGTAGATTTGCCGAAAGTGTTAGCACATTTTTTGATCAGAAAACAAATTTATTTGGTGTCGGTGCCACATCACTTCCTTCTAATCGCATGACACCTGAACCTCTTTCGGAACAGATTCCCAAAATAGGCTTTACTTCTTATGAAGATATCCCTGAGAAAACGGTGGATAAAATCAATCGTATTATCGATACATACTTGAAGAGACAACCTTTTCCAGATGTTGACTTGGAGCCTATGATGCCTTTTTGGTACGATCACGATGTGTATCAACAGCGTGCTAAAACAGATGAGGTCAATGAAGCGGTCAAAGATTTTATGGGGGATCTTTCTATTCAAGACTTGTTTATTCTAATCGATACCTGGGAACAAGATAGATTTGCCTTTCACCTTGTCTTAGAGAAAAGAATCTCTCTTGCGCATCTTATTCTAAAAAAATATGGGGTACCAGATCGTGCATTAACTTATAGAGAAGCCATAGAAATTGTACTTCAGTGGCGAACAAACAATATTTTTAAAGGATTTACATTTATTGAAGTGAGTAGTGTGATGGTTCATTTGACGGCTCCTAAAGTAAAGATGAGCAATCTCACGACAACGGCACCACCAGTCTCTGATTTAGATCAAGTAAACAATATCAAAGAAATCCTGAAAAATAATCTGATGCCTGAAGGAGTAGTATTTCAAAATTTACCGATCTTTTATTATGAATATGATCTTTTTTTAAATCGAAACAAAACGATTGAGGTAAAAGAACTTCTTCATGAGTTCTTCGAAAAAAATAAAATTGCGAGCAAGGAAGAAGCTACAGCTAAAGAAATAATTGATGGTCTCAACGATTTTGTGGAGTCGGGTGGAACTTCTGATTTTTTGGAACAAGAATCAAGAGAACAATTCATCACTTATTATATTATGAAAGCCTATGGGGTAAAAAATATTCGGTTAGGTGATCCCTATTTGCTAACTAAAAAAACAGCTGTGCAACAACAATTGCAAACGAATTTACTATTAGAAGGGTGTACCTACAAAGAAAATACAGAACAAACAGTTCATTATCAATTGTCTGCACCAGAACTCCCCTATACTGAACAGCTTCAAGAACAAAAAAACATTAGTGGGATCATTTATAATGACTTCATAAATGATCAGGCAGCGACTATATCGAATGTTGAACCCATCAAGCCATATTGTTATGATTATCAGATTTTCAATCAACGTGAAAAAACACTAATGGTAAACAGAGAAGTCAGGATTTTTCTTATTGCAAAACAGTTATCCCTTGGGTATGTGTCAAACAGTGAATTAGTGAGGAAAATGCAAAGTTGGGTGCTTAGCGCAGGAAACTACGAGGAAACTGTCCAAAGACAAAAAGAGGTAGCAGAACTACTCCTAAAGCATTACGGGATTGAATGGCGATTATTGACTGTCCAGGATGCACGGGTTTGTATTCTTCAATGGGAAGACAATAATGCTCAGTTAAATTACCTTATCAATGAGAGTCAAGAGAGTGACCTTAGTAATAAAAAAGAGAAGATCAATACATTTCTTAAAGAAAATCACCTACAAAAAAAAGCAGATGATTCCCAAAGTGTTCAGGCAACAAAGCATGTTGAAGATATACATAACCAAAAAGAGGAGACCAAGCGAAGAGTTGCTGATTTTCTCAAAGGACAAGGTAGGAGTTGGAACATGTCTGATTCCAGTGCGTTTGCACAAACAATTACTCATTGGGTGTTGTTAGAGGGGGCGACGATCGAGGTGATTGATCCAGTCAAAATCAAACAATTGGCACAAGTGATTTTGAACGAAAAAAATGATGGAGTCATCTCAGGCGCACATGCCGAGTTAACCTATACAAAATGGTTATTTGAAACATTTGACTTCGACGATCCGTCACTTGAATTGTCAACGCCAACTGATGAAGATGTAATACCTGTCCACATTGATTTAACTGAAAATGAACAAACCGCGGGGGAACCACTAAATCTCAGTGTAGGCAAGGAACAATGGCAGAATAAAAATATACGTGTCCAGTTGAATCAGTTTTTTATTCAACAAGGGGTTGTTCCTTATGATCAATCATCGGAACGAATACTTATATCTATGGGAAAGTGGTTGACACAAGATGGTGTTGGCATGGTATTTATGCCAGATAAATTTCAGGCCATCGCCAAAATCATTCTAAAAGAACTGAAGATGTATGGCGGATCATCAGAAGATAAAATTTCTGCAAAAATTGCTGAAGCTACTGTCATGAGATGGGCGATTGAAAATATATTAAGTGGCTCGGTCGAAGAATACATGATAAGAAAAATTCTCGACTCACCCGATCCATCAAGCTTTACGATTGGACAAGTCAGAAAATTTTTAGAGGTCGATTCGTTAAGAAAAGAGGGTGTTATCAATATCCATAGCCTTGTCGGAAGAGATAGCAGAGAAGAACAAATGTTAAGAAAAGATCAGGTGGTTTTTGAAAAACTATGGATAAAATTTATCGAAAAAATATTACCTAATTATTTTCTTGAGTCTAGCAAATTAGCCGATGATCTATCGATATCTGATTTTGGCTCATTGATGCAACTAGCAGGAGCAAAACTGTTGGCAGATGCTGGTTATTTGTCAGAATTCAGCAATAAAGATGAGATTACACTTGGTAAATTTTTTTGCGATTCTCTTAAAATACAATCCATAAAGCAAATTGAAGGGTTACAATACCTCCTAACCCCAGCTTTACTAGCTACTGCTCAATTAGATCCTGAAGGATTAAGAGAGGCTTTAGAGAATGGTAATCATAAAGTTTATGCCTTACAAAAGTTTATCACTTTCTGGCAAGAAATGACGGAGACAATCGTTGAGAATGAAAAAATACTCTATCATGAGGTGGGGGAATATGAGGACGCAGTTACCAACTGGCGCCGAAAAAAAGCACTGGCAGAAAGTGTGAATAAAGAATGCAACAAACGTTCAGGAAAAAACAGATTATTATTAGACCAAGCATATTTATTAGGCTTACCACCTTGTCCCGATGTTTACCAACCACCAGATCTAGAGGAATGGTACACACAGCTAACGAAAGACGTAGCCGACGCTTTTTTCAAAGTAAATCAGCGATTTATCGGCACCGCTTTAAATGGTTTAGATCAGTCAGAGAAAAATTTTCTATTTTCAAACGAAACACAGATTTATAGTGCAACGGCTGAACTTAGGCATCAGCAACATTACTATGCACCACCAGCTATTGGAGGAATTCCAATAGTCAATTTCGGTGAGCGTGAGAAATGGTTGGATACTAACTTGAATCTAGAAAAAACAGATCTTTTTGCAGCGATCCGTGGAGGGGAAGAACGTTTGTATGCTGTGAAGAGATTGGAACAATATGGGGGATATATTTTTTATCGAGTAGATAAAGATCCGCTATTATATCTTAAATATGGATTGTTTGATCAAAAAGACCTTTGGCGCAATGGTTATAAGCAAAACAGAGAAAAAATCCGAATTGGTAAGAAAGACTTCACATTTTCTACAAAAATCATTCGGGAGCATGAACTAGGACAAGGCTTGGATCAAGCAAGACTGAGTATCGCCATCAGTCAAATACAGCGAGATCATTTCTGTCGCCAGCTATATGAGTTTGGAAATGACAAGTCCGTACCTGAACAAATTGGGGATGTGGTCAAACATATTATCCCTTTTTATGATTGTATCGTCGGAATCATTGATGAAAATGTCTCTGATGCGGTCATTTCGTGTACAATTGATGTGGTTTTCTTGATCCCTGTCGTTGGTCAAGTGATGGGACTAAGTACAAATTTTGCCCTGGGGATGGCAAAAGCCGCTGCAGAAAGTGGAGTCAGACACGCTATCCGTAATGGAATGAGATTCACACCAACTCGTTTAGAACTAAAAGCGATTCTTAAAAGTACAGCACACTATGCAGATCCTGGATTTGAGTTAGTCACTGATGGAGCAAAGTTGATACTTAAAGGATTTTCTGAATTGAGAAGTCAATGGTTCATTCCTGCTCATTTGAAACCTTTATTAACGAAGCTAGAAACTTTAACAAAAAAAATACCTCCGTTGCCTGATGATCATGTACGGGCACAGCTGCCTGGAAAGGGCCCCTACAGCATCGTGAGACGTGTGAAAGACTCGTTGTACATGCAGGTGATGAATCTAAAAGATGGTGATATTTTTGGGGGATATTTCACATTACATGGCAGTCAGCTCAGATCTTTTGAAGGGGACTTGTTTTATAATGAGGAGGAGATTCAGCGTATAAACAGGCTCGCACATCAAGTGGATACTTCACAAATATTTGTAGTAGAAAAAAATTTGAACCCCAAAGGATATGGTGAAGGGAAGGTATACACTGTAGAGAAAAATGGAGAAGTCATTGGTTCATTCGTTCAAATGAATCAACAAAAGGTCCCAGTTCAAATCCATGCGATTGAAGGTCATGGCTTACGTTATGACGTATATGAAGGAGAAAAATTGTTTCCTATACGATTTAACGGCGTAGGCTGGTATTTTGAACCGGATACTTCGCCAAGATTAGCGAAAGAAGTCAGCGACTATGTGATCAGTCAACCAGAACAGTTTGAAAGTATAAGTAGCCCCACTACTCTTTCTCCACCCGATGAATATGGCTTGATGCATGCCTCCTCAGGTAGATCTTATATCAAGGTGAACAATCGCTATATTCCATTAATTTTAATCGACCGAGAAAATCAACGATATCATCTTGTTAAGAAAAAAGTAACTAGACCGCTGATAATCTTGAAATTTGATGAGAGACATAACTACTTCCGTGTTGAGACCCCATTAGAAAGAATGATTGCTGAGCCACACCATGCAATCTTAGCGGGTGGGAAGAAAAGTATTCCTAATAAATCAACGAAAAATACAGCTGGAAGTACAAAAGCAAAGCAACCGATTCCACAAGTTGGAAAAGCTGGAACATCTCGCGATACAGAGGATTTAGCAAAGATTGCTAAAATGTTGGAATACCCACCATATTACCAATTACCAGAGTCACTTGGTGTAGCGGAAACATTCAATCAATTCAGACAAGCCACCATACTTACTGATCATCCAAAGAAGTTCAGGTATGAGGATGATCAAGTGAAGCTTCCAAGGTTGACTTCTTTTGTTTCAGAATTTGCGAATTTAAGTTCCCGTACTGATGGTATGGCAAAGGCAGCTATGAAGTATGAAATTGCAAGAATACTAGCGAATGATCCCGAGCTTCCTTATCGAATATTTCCTGGTTTTACCTCTGATAAAGTGCCAGAGTACATTGATGAATTCCAAAAAGAAGTAGCTTCGGGAGTCGATGAGGCCGTCACCTATCTCCAAACATTCAAGCAAAAAGCAGAGGAGTGGTTAAAACTTGAAACACTAGCAGAAATAACGCCAGGTCAATATTTGAATCACATGTTAAAGCTAGAAACTAGTGAAAATAAAGAACAAGTAATGAGAGAAGTCATCAAAAGATTACTCCTTATCGCTGATAAAAGCGAACAATTTCTCAACTTATCAAAAGATTTAGGCTATCAAAATATCTGGATCGTCTCTTCCGATTTAGTCTATGACAAAAAAACGAAAAACTATTATACAGCCAAAGTGAAACCTCCTACTACAGTAGCATTTGTCGTAAATGCTGATCCAGAATGTCGAATACTGATCATGGCGGATAAATTCCATATAAAGCCATCAGATAGGCCAGATACTCAAACTAGACCTAGTTTATTTGGAACAGTGATCCATGAAACAACGCATGTTGTATCAAGCACACTGGATTATGCTAGATTTGCAGATCCTCCGAAAGGATTTCAAAGTAGTGGGGAAGATATCAGAAAACGGTTTGACTTTGAATACCTGGACATAACATTCTCTGAGAATTTTGATCTCTTTGTTAGCCATTTGGCTCAAGAATTTGATTTGCCTAAATTAGCACGTAGTGAGGTGGTTAAGCAGCTTTTAGTTGATCCAATGTTAGCTGCTAATTTTCTGCTTTTAGATGCGGAAGTTGTGATGACGATTATTAGAGATCTTGTATTAGATAATGATTTTTTCAATCGCATACGTGTGAAAAGAGTGTTGAATGATGGGCCTTTAATCGATCCTACAATTCTCATGTTTTTTGCGCTGATGCACACGGGAAATTTTTTCATCTTAGAAAAAGAATATGAAATAGAAAAAAACCAAACTAAAGCAGGGAATTCAAGCGAGGACCATAATCACCCAACGCTTCCAACTACTACGAATGTTCGTGAAAAAAGAAGCTTTGCTGCCATCATCCAACAAGCATCAACAAATAGCAAGGAAGTAAATAGGACGTTAACTTTTTCATTTCCGAATGTAAATAAAAAAGAATTGAATGTGAAAAGCCTTAACTAA
- a CDS encoding EbsA family protein, whose product MKKNIRWQPETAQSIIYWSSTFIILFLSLILSLENTRPYWKSNILMGVFFIFLLLGLRRSLVLKKEAIKIKYAAFWRDREIPIDQIKDVHVQKRKLSLTIEKNKEPFVIFVKRKAQVELLDHLKYPMKKTVTMPSILKNTKDVVE is encoded by the coding sequence ATGAAAAAAAATATTCGCTGGCAGCCCGAAACGGCACAGTCGATCATTTATTGGTCATCAACATTTATTATTTTATTTTTGAGTTTGATCTTATCGTTAGAAAATACAAGACCTTATTGGAAAAGTAATATTTTAATGGGGGTATTCTTTATTTTCCTTTTGCTAGGGTTACGACGCTCACTAGTTTTAAAAAAAGAGGCAATAAAAATAAAATATGCTGCTTTTTGGAGAGATCGTGAAATACCAATTGATCAAATCAAGGACGTCCATGTACAAAAACGCAAATTATCTTTAACAATTGAAAAAAATAAAGAGCCATTTGTGATTTTTGTAAAAAGAAAGGCGCAAGTAGAATTACTGGACCACTTGAAATATCCTATGAAAAAAACGGTAACGATGCCATCAATACTTAAGAATACGAAAGATGTAGTTGAATAA
- a CDS encoding formate--tetrahydrofolate ligase, whose protein sequence is MKSDLEISQETQLKPIIRVADSIGINEDDLELYGKYKAKINFTTMKNFSKKEDGRLVLVTSINPTPAGEGKSTVTVGLGDALNQLDKKAVIALREPSLGPVMGIKGGATGGGYAQVLPMEDINLHFTGDMHAITSANNALSALLDNHIHQGNELGIDPRRVIWKRVVDLNDRALRNVIVGLGGPIQGVPREDGFDITVASEIMAILCLAADLDDLKARLARIVIGYTYDRRPVTAGDLKAEGSLALLLKDAIKPNLVQTIYGTPAFIHGGPFANIAHGCNSVLATKTALKIADYVVTEAGFGADLGGEKFLDIKVPNLQKAPDTIVIVATVRALKMHGGLDKAELQTENLEALHKGFANLKRHIRNMRSYKIPVIVAINEFVTDTEAELELLKELCEKEGVIAKRASVWENGAEGGVELAKAVVELIDTKDANYVPLYQSSDSIKSKVNAVVQKIYGGKEVSFSKKAENQILEFEKNGWSDLPICMAKTQYSFSDDPTLLGAPEDFTITIREFVPKLGAGFLVALTGDVMTMPGLPKKPAALNMNVTNKGEVVGLF, encoded by the coding sequence ATGAAAAGTGATTTAGAGATTTCACAAGAAACACAGCTAAAACCGATAATTAGAGTTGCGGATAGCATCGGAATCAATGAAGATGATCTAGAATTATATGGGAAATACAAAGCAAAAATAAATTTTACCACAATGAAGAATTTTTCGAAAAAAGAGGATGGTCGCCTCGTTCTGGTAACTTCTATCAATCCCACACCAGCTGGTGAAGGAAAATCAACAGTTACAGTCGGATTAGGTGATGCCTTGAATCAATTAGATAAAAAAGCTGTGATTGCATTACGTGAGCCATCCTTAGGTCCAGTTATGGGAATCAAGGGTGGAGCTACTGGAGGAGGCTACGCGCAAGTATTACCAATGGAAGATATCAATTTGCATTTTACTGGAGATATGCATGCAATCACCTCTGCAAATAATGCACTGTCTGCCTTATTAGATAACCACATCCACCAAGGAAATGAGCTAGGGATCGATCCGCGACGTGTCATTTGGAAGCGTGTCGTGGATTTGAATGATCGTGCATTGCGAAATGTGATCGTTGGATTAGGTGGACCGATTCAGGGGGTTCCAAGAGAAGACGGATTTGATATCACTGTAGCGAGTGAAATCATGGCGATATTGTGTTTAGCTGCTGATTTAGATGATTTAAAAGCTCGATTAGCACGAATCGTTATTGGATATACTTACGATCGTCGTCCTGTAACAGCTGGTGATTTAAAAGCAGAGGGTTCCCTTGCTTTGTTGTTAAAAGATGCGATTAAACCGAATCTCGTGCAAACGATCTATGGTACACCCGCATTTATCCATGGTGGACCGTTTGCAAACATTGCTCATGGTTGTAATAGTGTATTGGCAACTAAAACTGCATTGAAAATTGCTGATTATGTTGTTACTGAAGCTGGTTTTGGTGCAGATTTAGGCGGAGAAAAATTCCTAGATATCAAAGTTCCTAATTTGCAAAAAGCGCCAGATACGATTGTGATCGTAGCGACTGTTCGTGCGTTGAAAATGCACGGGGGACTGGATAAGGCAGAACTACAAACTGAAAATCTTGAGGCTTTACACAAAGGATTTGCTAACTTGAAGCGGCATATTCGTAATATGAGAAGTTACAAGATCCCAGTGATCGTTGCAATCAATGAATTTGTGACTGATACAGAGGCTGAATTAGAGTTACTGAAGGAATTGTGCGAAAAAGAAGGAGTCATAGCAAAACGGGCAAGTGTTTGGGAAAATGGTGCCGAAGGGGGAGTTGAATTAGCAAAAGCAGTTGTAGAATTGATCGATACAAAAGACGCGAATTACGTTCCATTGTATCAATCTAGTGATTCAATCAAATCAAAAGTAAATGCAGTCGTTCAAAAAATCTACGGTGGTAAAGAAGTTTCTTTTAGCAAAAAAGCAGAGAATCAAATCCTTGAGTTTGAGAAAAATGGTTGGTCTGACCTACCGATTTGCATGGCGAAAACCCAGTACTCTTTTTCTGACGATCCAACATTACTAGGTGCACCGGAAGATTTTACGATCACGATCCGTGAATTTGTACCCAAATTGGGTGCAGGATTTTTAGTAGCTTTGACAGGTGATGTGATGACAATGCCAGGATTGCCAAAGAAACCAGCTGCATTGAATATGAATGTGACGAATAAGGGAGAGGTAGTCGGTTTATTCTAA